In Desulfobacterales bacterium, a single window of DNA contains:
- the uvrB gene encoding excinuclease ABC subunit UvrB, translating into MPSFKIVSDFTPKGDQPEAIAALSKNVLSGQPHQTLLGVTGSGKTFTMAHVIAGVKKPALVIAPNKTLAAQLYHEFKSLFPHNAVEYFVSYYDYYQPEAYIPSSDTYIQKDSSINEMIDKLRHSATRSVLSRRDVIVVASVSCIFGIGNPEDYQSMRTDVELNMEMSRESLLSSLVAMHYERNDIDFHRGVFRVRGDRVEIFPAYEEDSALRIEFFGDQIESISELDPLRGDLKRRLQRVSIYPASHYVTPKSTLERAVKSIVPELKDRVDFFRKEAKLIEAQRIEERTNFDLEMMLELGYCNGIENYARHLTGRSIGEPPPTLLDYFPNDFLVFIDESHITIPQLNAMYKGDRSRKMTLVEYGFRLPSALDNRPLQFAEFKARVSQVIYVSATPSQYELEKSAYALIEQIVRPTGLTDPEIEVRKADNQVDDLFEEILLRTKRNERVLITTLTKRMAEDLTEYYSDLDIRVRYLHADIKTLERMDIIRDLRMGKFDVLIGINLLREGLDIPEVTLVAILDADKEGFLRSTRSLIQTCGRAARNVNGKILMYAATVTRSMQAAISETGRRRQIQQEYNRRHGITPETIVKEISAIFDSVFEADYVSVNMVAETEAKFSSLGNQDGEEMIRALEKEMMQAAEALSFEKAAALRDQINALQKKRIFEI; encoded by the coding sequence ATGCCTTCCTTTAAGATCGTATCCGATTTTACCCCCAAAGGGGATCAACCCGAGGCCATTGCAGCGTTAAGCAAAAATGTCCTTTCCGGTCAACCCCACCAGACCCTTTTGGGCGTCACCGGGTCCGGTAAAACATTCACCATGGCCCATGTAATTGCCGGGGTAAAAAAACCCGCACTGGTCATCGCCCCCAATAAAACCCTGGCTGCGCAATTATACCACGAATTCAAGTCTCTTTTCCCCCATAACGCGGTTGAATACTTTGTGAGCTATTACGATTATTATCAACCGGAGGCATACATTCCTTCCAGCGACACGTATATCCAGAAAGATTCTTCCATCAACGAAATGATCGACAAGCTGCGTCATTCCGCCACCCGGTCGGTTTTATCACGACGCGACGTGATCGTTGTCGCCAGTGTATCGTGCATCTTCGGCATCGGCAACCCGGAAGATTATCAGTCCATGCGAACCGATGTTGAGCTCAATATGGAAATGAGTCGTGAATCGCTTTTATCGAGCCTGGTTGCCATGCATTACGAACGCAATGATATCGATTTCCATCGGGGGGTGTTTCGGGTCAGGGGAGATCGGGTTGAAATATTTCCCGCCTATGAAGAAGACAGTGCCCTGCGCATCGAGTTTTTTGGGGATCAAATTGAGTCGATATCCGAACTGGACCCGCTCCGGGGGGATTTAAAACGGCGCCTCCAACGGGTGAGCATCTATCCGGCCAGCCATTATGTCACGCCCAAAAGCACGTTGGAGCGGGCTGTCAAATCAATTGTGCCGGAATTGAAAGATCGAGTCGATTTTTTCCGGAAGGAAGCGAAACTGATCGAAGCCCAGCGGATCGAAGAGAGAACAAACTTTGATCTGGAAATGATGCTGGAGCTTGGCTATTGCAACGGAATTGAAAACTATGCCCGCCATCTTACCGGTCGATCGATTGGTGAGCCGCCACCGACGCTGCTGGATTATTTTCCCAATGATTTTCTGGTCTTTATCGACGAATCCCATATCACCATTCCCCAACTCAACGCCATGTATAAAGGCGACCGGTCCCGAAAAATGACCTTGGTGGAATACGGTTTTCGTTTGCCGTCGGCCTTGGACAACCGCCCCCTTCAATTCGCTGAATTTAAAGCGAGGGTCTCCCAGGTGATCTATGTGTCCGCCACACCGTCACAGTATGAGCTTGAAAAATCAGCCTATGCGTTGATCGAACAGATTGTAAGGCCCACCGGCCTGACCGATCCTGAGATTGAAGTCCGCAAAGCCGACAATCAGGTGGATGACCTTTTTGAAGAAATATTACTCCGGACGAAACGCAATGAACGCGTCCTGATAACGACCCTGACAAAGCGGATGGCAGAAGACCTGACCGAATATTATTCCGATTTGGATATCCGGGTCCGATATCTTCATGCCGATATCAAAACACTGGAGCGAATGGATATTATTCGGGATCTCCGGATGGGGAAGTTTGACGTCCTCATCGGCATCAATTTGCTGCGGGAAGGACTGGACATACCTGAAGTCACCCTGGTTGCCATTCTGGATGCCGACAAAGAAGGTTTTTTACGGTCCACCCGGTCCCTGATCCAAACATGCGGACGAGCCGCCAGAAATGTGAACGGCAAAATCCTTATGTATGCGGCTACCGTGACCCGCTCCATGCAGGCAGCGATTTCTGAAACCGGCCGGCGCAGGCAAATACAACAGGAATACAACCGGCGCCATGGCATTACCCCGGAAACCATTGTAAAGGAGATCTCTGCTATTTTTGACTCGGTTTTTGAAGCGGATTACGTTTCAGTGAACATGGTTGCGGAAACGGAGGCGAAATTTTCATCCCTGGGAAATCAGGATGGGGAGGAGATGATCCGTGCCCTTGAAAAGGAAATGATGCAGGCGGCTGAAGCGCTGAGTTTTGAAAAGGCGGCTGCGCTTCGGGATCAGATTAACGCGCTTCAAAAAAAGCGGATATTTGAAATATAG
- a CDS encoding cyclic nucleotide-binding domain-containing protein, which translates to MSIKADLSGNLGFLGLVDLLQLLGANGSSGTLRFQCKYAAGPAVVYFSKGNPVDASSESLKGLDALYSLFGWTEGEFEFRKDGIERTKVIRNSRMEVILDGLKKLDDGQIKKLGPQTLAQAAGSGKKGSGIPVIKGPLIDYNFVVDEEEYTAGTSIVEEGKHGNWIWVVLEGVVDIVKQTPQGPLTIVQISEGTFIGSMASFLLEGNIRSASAIAATNVQLGVIDAQRISSEYARLSPEFKGLLKSLDNRMVQVSDRIVDFHLKTNKAKALIQSMKLVLKQGDKKEKFYVITAGKACVVRTSDKANVPLVLLERDDYFGYHPFLDMGQEPYSASIAGSENLTVKEIDLAKIHTEYDQLSTTVKHLIENIAANISITTLAATDLFKKMK; encoded by the coding sequence ATGAGCATCAAGGCGGATCTCTCGGGTAATCTTGGTTTTTTGGGTCTGGTGGACCTTTTGCAGTTGTTGGGCGCAAATGGAAGTTCAGGAACCCTGCGCTTTCAATGTAAATATGCTGCGGGGCCGGCGGTTGTTTATTTTTCAAAGGGTAATCCCGTCGACGCTTCCAGCGAATCCCTGAAAGGGCTGGATGCCCTTTACTCGCTATTTGGTTGGACTGAAGGCGAATTTGAGTTCCGTAAGGATGGTATTGAACGAACAAAGGTAATCCGGAATAGCCGTATGGAAGTCATCCTGGACGGATTGAAAAAATTAGATGACGGGCAGATTAAAAAGCTGGGACCGCAAACACTGGCCCAAGCTGCGGGTTCAGGCAAAAAAGGGTCGGGGATTCCGGTTATTAAAGGTCCTTTGATCGATTACAACTTTGTTGTTGATGAAGAAGAGTATACCGCCGGCACTTCCATTGTCGAAGAGGGAAAGCATGGCAACTGGATCTGGGTGGTATTGGAGGGCGTTGTTGATATTGTCAAACAGACCCCCCAAGGGCCCTTGACCATTGTTCAAATCAGCGAAGGAACTTTTATCGGCAGCATGGCTTCATTTCTGCTCGAGGGAAATATTCGAAGCGCTTCCGCGATTGCCGCCACCAATGTCCAGTTGGGCGTAATTGATGCGCAACGGATTTCCAGTGAATACGCCCGCTTATCACCTGAATTTAAAGGACTTTTAAAAAGTTTAGATAACCGCATGGTTCAGGTGAGTGATCGCATCGTTGATTTTCATCTTAAAACGAATAAAGCCAAAGCGCTTATTCAATCGATGAAACTGGTACTGAAACAGGGTGATAAAAAAGAAAAATTTTACGTCATTACGGCCGGTAAAGCATGTGTGGTCCGAACCTCAGATAAGGCGAATGTTCCGCTGGTTTTATTAGAGCGTGATGATTATTTCGGATATCATCCCTTCTTAGACATGGGACAAGAACCTTATTCGGCTTCCATCGCAGGGTCGGAAAATCTTACCGTAAAAGAAATTGATCTTGCAAAAATTCACACTGAGTATGATCAACTCTCCACGACGGTAAAGCATCTGATTGAAAACATTGCCGCCAATATATCGATAACGACGTTGGCGGCCACCGATCTTTTCAAGAAAATGAAATGA
- a CDS encoding ParB N-terminal domain-containing protein codes for MRFDNKIVPLSSIDLSDQTFRITTEGHIVELAESLKLLGLIHPPLLMGKGEIFTVLSGFRRIQAGQYLGWPTLPARIADPETEKLAYAQFAIADNAQQRQLNLIEASRSLNLLSGFYHEPEKLAKAAASLALPGNLAVIKKIQKLCRLPQFVQELIVAGVISLSMALDLEKISQEACTAFAGIFNELRLSLAKQREIFTLVKEIALREEKDYMAILSETEIGRILTDENDNHAQKTSKVRFYLKQRRFPALVEAENKFAEFKRNLSLGSHFELIPPADFEGAKHVIRLHFNSLDELESHQSALAGLIENTHFIKYWSCI; via the coding sequence ATGCGCTTTGACAACAAAATTGTTCCATTGTCATCTATTGATCTTTCCGATCAAACGTTTCGCATTACAACTGAAGGGCATATCGTCGAACTGGCTGAATCTCTGAAACTGTTGGGGCTGATTCACCCCCCCTTGCTGATGGGAAAAGGGGAGATATTCACCGTCCTTAGCGGTTTTCGACGGATTCAAGCCGGTCAATATCTTGGATGGCCAACTCTTCCGGCCAGGATTGCGGACCCTGAGACAGAAAAATTGGCGTACGCTCAGTTTGCCATTGCGGATAATGCCCAGCAGCGCCAATTGAATCTCATCGAAGCGTCCCGGTCGCTGAATCTTTTGTCGGGTTTTTATCACGAGCCGGAAAAACTGGCAAAGGCAGCGGCTTCTCTCGCCCTGCCGGGGAATCTTGCGGTCATCAAAAAAATTCAAAAATTATGCCGATTGCCGCAGTTTGTCCAGGAACTGATTGTCGCAGGTGTCATATCGCTGTCCATGGCGTTGGATCTTGAAAAAATCTCCCAAGAAGCGTGTACCGCATTTGCCGGTATATTCAATGAATTGCGACTGAGTCTCGCCAAACAGCGCGAAATATTTACCCTGGTTAAAGAAATCGCGCTGCGCGAAGAAAAGGACTATATGGCGATCCTGTCGGAAACGGAGATTGGCCGGATTCTGACCGATGAAAATGATAACCACGCCCAAAAGACTTCAAAGGTAAGATTTTATCTAAAACAGCGACGGTTTCCGGCGCTTGTTGAGGCGGAAAATAAGTTTGCGGAATTCAAAAGAAACTTGTCCCTTGGCAGCCATTTCGAGCTGATACCACCCGCTGATTTTGAGGGCGCCAAACACGTTATCCGGCTGCATTTTAATAGCCTGGATGAGCTCGAATCGCATCAGTCCGCCTTGGCGGGGCTCATTGAAAATACCCATTTTATCAAATATTGGTCCTGTATTTAA
- a CDS encoding GTPase domain-containing protein: MAIFNLKNREIECKIVFYGPGRCGKTTNLEYIHKTFKKQVAGEMVSVNTEGDRTLYFDFLPMGLGKIKGCDVRVQLYTVPGQVQYRSTRKLVLMGVDAIVFVADSLEVRREKNMLSLKDLQDNLKEYNLSIFKIPLIMQYNKRDLAQQGMPLMTIDQMEHDLNRQLKAPSFEASALSGQGVGVTLKECLKLTLKSLQKQTKWA, translated from the coding sequence ATGGCTATTTTTAATTTGAAAAATAGAGAGATTGAATGTAAAATTGTTTTTTACGGACCCGGCCGATGCGGTAAGACAACCAATCTTGAGTATATCCACAAGACATTTAAGAAACAGGTGGCAGGTGAAATGGTATCGGTCAACACGGAAGGAGACCGGACCTTATATTTTGATTTTTTACCCATGGGACTTGGTAAAATCAAAGGGTGTGATGTACGTGTACAACTGTACACGGTGCCCGGACAGGTGCAGTATCGCTCGACCCGAAAGCTTGTTTTGATGGGGGTTGACGCCATCGTATTTGTAGCAGACTCCCTGGAGGTCAGGCGTGAAAAAAATATGCTTTCGTTAAAAGATTTGCAGGATAATCTGAAAGAATACAATCTCAGCATTTTTAAAATTCCATTAATAATGCAGTACAACAAACGCGATCTCGCCCAACAGGGGATGCCGCTGATGACAATCGATCAAATGGAGCACGATCTGAATCGCCAGTTGAAAGCGCCTTCTTTTGAAGCCAGCGCGTTGTCAGGGCAAGGGGTTGGGGTAACACTGAAGGAATGTTTGAAGCTGACATTGAAATCACTTCAAAAACAGACAAAATGGGCATAA
- a CDS encoding YfcE family phosphodiesterase gives MKIGVISDTHLSEPDERLYRLADHIFADADMILHAGDLVNLAVLKVFSDKKVISVRGNMDRQEVAAKLPDKEIIAVGRFRIGLIHGWGSPRGIEDKIKGCFTDVNAIVYGHTHKAANHLKDGLLFFNPGAFSGTFLMGRNRSVGVLIVSDTIEGAIIRL, from the coding sequence ATGAAAATCGGGGTTATTTCTGATACGCATTTGTCTGAACCCGATGAGCGCCTTTACCGACTGGCGGATCATATCTTCGCTGATGCTGATATGATTCTGCATGCCGGCGATCTCGTCAACCTAGCGGTTTTAAAGGTTTTTTCCGATAAAAAAGTTATATCGGTTCGTGGGAATATGGATCGACAAGAAGTCGCTGCAAAGCTTCCGGATAAAGAGATCATCGCAGTCGGTAGATTTCGCATCGGGCTGATTCATGGATGGGGATCTCCCCGGGGGATAGAGGACAAAATAAAGGGGTGCTTTACGGATGTAAATGCCATTGTTTATGGGCATACCCATAAAGCCGCAAACCACCTAAAAGATGGGCTTCTTTTTTTTAATCCCGGCGCTTTTTCAGGAACATTCCTGATGGGGCGAAACCGTTCGGTCGGGGTTCTGATTGTATCTGACACGATCGAAGGGGCTATCATAAGATTATAA
- the uvrC gene encoding excinuclease ABC subunit UvrC — MSNKLKEKLSLLPPLPGVYLMKDAGGSIIYVGKAQNLKKRISSYFRSPEQLDPKTGMLVQKLSTFETIITGTEKEALILESNLIKRHKPKYNVILKDDKRYPALRLDIQNPYPSLTIVRKIGMDGAMYFGPFASAQAVRQTLKIIQKTFKLRKCKIREFRNRTRPCLNHQMGICMAPCSLPVDKNAYDEVVKEVGLFLKGKTTELIEKIKKQMQLSAKNREYEYAAVLRDKMFALQKTLEKQVSVTTDLKDRDVLAVAASETASVLHLLMVRGGYLVGSHHFNLSGRLSTEPEMLSAFLRQFYDNNHFIPGEILVPVLPEDAAVFEDWLGDIKGARVKILAPRRGEKVRLIKMARQNAHNRLKDLVALQTAEMDILLRLQYKLRMDRLPLQIECIDNSNISGRQPVAAIVVFINGKPQKSSYRKYILTSVSGPDDYAYMAEVLRRRFGKGSDSLPYPDVLLVDGGKGQLNIGVTVLKALDIENAFKVIGIAKKDDIKGEASDKVYQPGRANPIDFNRDKDLLFFLQRIRDEAHRFAIDFHRKRHRSDAMQSILDTVPGIGKQRKKKLLKHFGSTKNIRAATLEELCRLPGINDSIARSIKDKLAE, encoded by the coding sequence ATGTCGAACAAGCTAAAAGAAAAATTATCGCTGCTGCCGCCGCTCCCCGGCGTTTACCTGATGAAAGACGCCGGCGGCAGCATCATCTACGTGGGCAAGGCCCAAAACCTGAAAAAGCGGATTTCGTCTTACTTCAGAAGTCCAGAACAGCTTGATCCCAAAACCGGCATGCTGGTTCAAAAGTTATCAACCTTTGAAACAATTATCACCGGCACCGAAAAAGAGGCATTAATTTTAGAGTCGAACCTGATCAAGAGGCACAAGCCGAAGTATAATGTCATCTTAAAAGACGATAAACGCTATCCGGCCCTGCGCCTTGATATCCAGAACCCGTATCCCAGTTTGACGATCGTTCGAAAGATCGGAATGGATGGCGCCATGTATTTCGGCCCGTTTGCATCTGCCCAGGCGGTTCGCCAGACGCTTAAAATAATTCAAAAAACTTTTAAATTGCGCAAGTGTAAAATCAGGGAGTTCCGGAACAGGACCCGGCCGTGTTTAAACCATCAGATGGGAATATGTATGGCGCCATGCTCTCTGCCGGTTGATAAAAATGCATACGATGAGGTCGTCAAGGAAGTCGGACTGTTTTTAAAAGGAAAAACAACCGAATTGATTGAAAAAATCAAAAAACAGATGCAACTGTCAGCCAAAAATCGGGAATACGAATACGCTGCCGTGCTCCGGGATAAAATGTTCGCCCTCCAAAAAACCCTTGAGAAACAGGTGTCTGTTACGACCGACTTAAAAGACAGGGATGTTCTCGCGGTTGCCGCTTCCGAAACAGCATCGGTTCTTCATCTGTTGATGGTACGGGGGGGCTATCTGGTGGGATCCCACCACTTCAATCTTAGCGGCCGCCTTTCAACGGAGCCTGAAATGCTGAGCGCCTTTTTACGCCAGTTCTACGACAACAACCACTTTATCCCCGGGGAAATTCTGGTACCGGTCCTGCCGGAAGATGCTGCGGTATTTGAGGACTGGCTTGGGGATATCAAAGGGGCGCGTGTTAAAATTTTGGCGCCCAGACGGGGCGAGAAGGTTCGCTTGATCAAAATGGCCCGTCAGAACGCCCACAACAGGTTGAAAGATTTAGTGGCGCTGCAGACGGCTGAAATGGACATTCTCCTTCGTCTGCAATACAAGCTTCGGATGGACCGCCTGCCGTTACAGATAGAATGCATTGACAATTCCAATATTTCAGGGCGACAACCGGTCGCTGCCATTGTGGTTTTTATTAATGGAAAACCGCAAAAATCTTCATACCGCAAATACATCTTAACATCCGTTTCCGGACCGGACGACTATGCCTACATGGCGGAAGTCCTGAGACGCCGCTTCGGAAAAGGATCGGATTCTCTTCCCTATCCGGACGTTCTGCTTGTGGACGGCGGCAAGGGACAATTGAATATTGGTGTGACCGTACTGAAAGCACTCGATATAGAAAATGCGTTCAAGGTTATCGGGATTGCTAAAAAAGATGACATAAAAGGAGAGGCTTCAGACAAGGTCTATCAGCCGGGCAGGGCCAATCCGATTGATTTCAACAGGGATAAAGACCTGCTGTTTTTCCTGCAGCGCATCAGAGATGAGGCCCATCGGTTCGCCATTGACTTTCACCGCAAGCGGCACCGGTCTGATGCCATGCAATCGATATTGGATACGGTCCCCGGTATTGGAAAACAAAGGAAAAAAAAGCTGCTGAAACATTTCGGCAGCACCAAAAATATCCGGGCAGCTACCCTTGAAGAACTGTGTAGGCTGCCCGGTATAAACGACAGTATCGCCAGATCGATAAAAGACAAACTGGCGGAATGA
- a CDS encoding PilZ domain-containing protein, producing the protein MTSKEQRKAVRINSLNLSYIGIDENNVTVKQAMGRTLNVSENGILMETHFPIDSKQIVSLSLALEDELIDMKGEVVYSRPGEDDKYETGIKFIEVKEASQLILKKYIQAFKK; encoded by the coding sequence ATGACGTCAAAAGAACAAAGAAAAGCCGTTAGAATCAATTCTCTGAATCTGTCTTATATCGGTATTGATGAAAACAATGTGACCGTAAAACAGGCAATGGGTCGAACACTGAATGTGTCCGAAAATGGAATCCTGATGGAAACCCATTTCCCGATAGATTCAAAACAGATCGTATCACTATCCCTAGCGTTGGAAGATGAGCTGATCGATATGAAGGGTGAGGTTGTTTATTCCCGACCGGGCGAAGATGACAAGTATGAAACCGGGATTAAGTTTATCGAGGTGAAAGAAGCATCACAGTTGATACTGAAAAAATATATTCAGGCATTCAAAAAATAA
- the mdh gene encoding malate dehydrogenase — translation MKQKVTVIGAGNVGATAAQRLAEKELCDVVLVDIVEGVPQGKSLDLTEAAPIEKHDARLTGTNNYEDTAGSDIVIITAGIPRKPGMSRDDLIGTNAGIMKSVTEKVAKLSPDSIIIIVSNPLDAMCHVAYEASGFPKNRVIGMAGVLDSARFRAFIAMELNVSVENTHAFVLGGHGDTMVPLPRYSTVAGIPITELISKERIDAIVERTRNGGAEIVKLLTTSAYYAPASAAVEMAESILKDKKKILPCAVYLQGEYGINDLFIGVPVKLGAGGVEEVIEITLTDEEKAALNKSAAAVQELKEVLKKLKK, via the coding sequence ATGAAACAAAAAGTAACGGTCATTGGAGCCGGCAACGTAGGGGCTACCGCCGCCCAGCGACTGGCGGAAAAAGAATTATGCGATGTTGTCCTGGTCGACATTGTCGAAGGGGTGCCCCAGGGCAAATCGCTGGACCTTACCGAAGCAGCCCCGATTGAAAAACATGACGCCCGTTTAACCGGCACCAACAACTATGAAGACACCGCCGGCTCTGATATCGTTATCATTACAGCGGGAATTCCCCGGAAGCCCGGGATGAGCCGCGACGATCTCATCGGTACCAATGCCGGAATCATGAAAAGTGTGACGGAAAAAGTTGCAAAATTGTCCCCTGATTCGATTATCATTATTGTCAGCAACCCCCTTGATGCCATGTGTCATGTGGCCTATGAAGCCAGTGGATTTCCCAAAAACCGGGTCATCGGCATGGCCGGCGTCCTTGATTCCGCCCGTTTCAGAGCTTTCATTGCCATGGAGCTGAATGTGTCGGTTGAAAACACCCACGCATTCGTACTGGGTGGACACGGCGACACCATGGTTCCGCTGCCGCGATATTCAACGGTAGCCGGCATACCCATTACGGAACTGATTTCAAAAGAACGGATCGATGCTATCGTTGAAAGAACCCGAAACGGAGGGGCTGAAATTGTCAAACTGCTCACCACCAGTGCGTATTACGCCCCGGCATCGGCAGCTGTGGAGATGGCCGAATCGATTCTCAAGGACAAGAAAAAGATCCTTCCCTGCGCCGTATATCTCCAGGGTGAATATGGTATCAATGATCTGTTTATCGGCGTCCCGGTGAAACTGGGGGCCGGCGGCGTTGAAGAAGTCATTGAGATTACCCTGACGGATGAAGAAAAAGCCGCACTCAACAAATCGGCTGCCGCTGTCCAGGAACTAAAGGAAGTTTTAAAAAAGCTGAAAAAATGA
- a CDS encoding cytidylate kinase-like family protein: MAVITISRQFGAGGKTLGDMVAKKMNYSFVDNEIIQMVAKKAKVSTHWVESIEKEAGGKLLKFMTGLVSKNLVERILDEKRGYIDEEIFVDLLNKIIVQIADEGNAVILGRGGQYILRDREDTFHVLLIAHLNDRIRFMEEHYDLSTAQATQAVNREDKRRSNLYRKFGKEDYDHPDLYHLVLNMSKLTLEKARDLTCDLIKK; this comes from the coding sequence ATGGCTGTGATTACTATTTCCCGACAGTTTGGCGCCGGAGGTAAAACCCTGGGGGATATGGTCGCAAAAAAAATGAACTATTCCTTTGTCGACAATGAAATCATTCAGATGGTCGCCAAAAAGGCGAAAGTTTCCACCCATTGGGTGGAGTCCATTGAGAAAGAAGCCGGCGGCAAGTTATTAAAGTTTATGACCGGACTGGTTTCAAAAAACCTGGTGGAGCGTATCCTTGATGAAAAGCGCGGATATATTGACGAAGAGATTTTTGTCGATCTTTTGAATAAAATCATCGTTCAGATCGCCGATGAAGGAAATGCCGTCATTTTAGGCCGGGGCGGGCAATATATTTTAAGAGATCGCGAAGACACTTTTCATGTACTCCTGATTGCCCACCTGAATGACCGTATCCGGTTTATGGAAGAGCATTATGACCTCTCGACCGCCCAGGCCACCCAGGCCGTAAACAGAGAGGACAAAAGACGCAGCAACTTATATCGAAAATTCGGCAAAGAAGACTATGACCACCCCGACCTTTATCACCTGGTACTCAACATGAGCAAACTCACGTTGGAAAAGGCGCGCGACCTTACTTGCGATTTGATAAAGAAGTAA
- a CDS encoding phosphoribosylaminoimidazolesuccinocarboxamide synthase, translating to MLKTVKQTDFPTLKLLKRGKVRDIYDLDDSLLMVATDRISAFDVIMPDPIPEKGKILTQISLFWFNQMASIVPNHIISSNIDDYPSACQPYADILRGRSMLVKKAEPLPIECIVRGYLSGSGWTSYQESGTICDIKLPKGLKESDKLPEPLYTPSTKAEAGSHDMNIDFNETVKKIGKPLAEKVKQLSFLVYKKGAEFAEKRGIIIADTKFEFGLVGEDVLLIDEVLTPDSSRFWPKAHYRSGGSQQSFDKQYLRDYLLSIKWDKKPPAPPLPKEVVNNTRIKYLEALEMLAGTQNAL from the coding sequence ATGCTGAAAACAGTGAAACAAACCGATTTTCCGACATTAAAGTTACTAAAACGCGGCAAAGTGAGAGATATTTATGACCTGGACGACAGCCTGCTGATGGTTGCGACCGACCGAATTTCGGCATTTGACGTGATCATGCCGGATCCCATACCCGAAAAGGGGAAAATTTTAACACAAATATCACTTTTTTGGTTCAATCAGATGGCATCCATTGTCCCAAATCATATAATCTCCAGCAATATTGATGACTATCCATCCGCCTGTCAGCCCTATGCCGACATCCTTCGGGGCCGCAGCATGCTTGTAAAAAAAGCCGAGCCGCTGCCGATTGAATGCATTGTCAGGGGATATTTATCCGGCTCCGGTTGGACATCATATCAGGAATCCGGTACCATTTGCGACATAAAACTCCCCAAAGGCCTTAAGGAATCCGACAAACTTCCCGAGCCGCTTTATACACCTTCTACAAAAGCTGAGGCCGGATCACATGATATGAATATCGATTTCAATGAAACCGTCAAAAAAATCGGCAAGCCGTTGGCCGAAAAAGTAAAACAGCTTAGCTTTCTGGTTTATAAAAAAGGCGCTGAATTCGCAGAAAAAAGAGGAATTATCATCGCGGATACCAAATTCGAATTCGGACTGGTCGGCGAAGATGTGTTGCTCATCGATGAAGTATTGACGCCGGATTCATCCAGATTTTGGCCCAAAGCACATTATCGATCCGGTGGTTCCCAACAGAGTTTCGACAAACAATATCTCAGGGACTATTTACTGTCTATCAAATGGGACAAAAAACCGCCGGCGCCGCCGCTGCCCAAAGAAGTCGTCAACAATACACGTATAAAATATCTTGAAGCGCTTGAAATGCTTGCCGGTACTCAAAATGCGCTTTGA